The Pirellulales bacterium DNA segment TTCAGGCAAATAAGGAAGGCAACAATACGTCGGTAGACCCAAGGGAGGCGGTGACAGGCAATGCGTCATCAATTGATTCGGCCTTGGGCAGGATGGGCTGCTTCAGCCGGCCTGCTCGTTCTTCGCCTAGTGGTAGGCGTTGCTTGCCTGTTTCACGGCTGGCAGCAGATTCAGAATCCAAGGAGCTGGGGCCATAGCACCGTCTGTCTTTCAGACGTTAGCTGTTGCGGTCGAGCTTGGTGGTGGCATGGCGCTAATACTCGGACTCGTGACACGGCTTTGCACCCTTGAGATCGCTGCGACGATGATCGGGTAATGGTGATCGTCCATGTCCCAAGGGGCATCCGCAAACGACTTGCCTAACCTGACATCCGATCCCATCGCGCCGGTAGACTACCGGTTTGGCTTTCCGAAATACTGAAAACTCCCGAGATTGTTGCACTAGTTTGAAATGACTTGAAATGTCCTCGGCAATGGATAGAATGCACAGATCTCTCGGATAATTTCGGGTTTTCTGTGGTGTACAAAACTCCAGTTGTGGATCTGGGGGTCACGGGTTCAAGTCCCGTTAGCCACCCTATCTTGTCCAGCGCCACAGAACAGAGACTCGCAACCTTGGTTGAAGTCGATCAATGGTGTGATCGTTTTGACCGGTCCGTGGCGATGTATTTCAGATGGGACAAAGGCTGAGAGGTCACGATCAGGAAGGTTACGACTTACTCAACAGTTCTTGGGTGGAGCAATGTCTCACTTTTACGATGAGTCTGGGACAGAACTCATTTTCATTGGTCGAACTGCGGTAGCAGATGACGGCGCCTGGTGATGGAGGGGCTGCATCTATGGCGCTATATCACCGTAAACGATGCCGCGACCATCGGTTCCCACGTAAACACGGCCGTAGATGCGCGGATCGCCGGTCACCGCGCGGAACCTGGTTCCGTACTGATGCTGATCGTCGTTGATGCGCATCCAGATGTGTCCACTGTCGTCCGAGCGGAATATCCCGGTATCTCCCAAGTAGCTTCCGGCAACAAATAGTGCGGGGTAATCCTTGCCCGGCGCTGCTTTTCCGAAGCCGAAATTCTGATCACCGCTCATGATGACCGGAGCAGCGGTCAATTGCATGAAAGTAGCACCGCCATCTACAGAGTGGGCCAAGATGCCCTCGGCAATCAGCCACAGGTCTCCTTCCATCCCCTGTGTGGCAACGATTCCCGTTCCATAGCGACTGCCACCTGGCACACCACGCCTGACGTTGCCGCTATTGACGGGCAAGTCTGGCATTTCCGAAGGATTGGCTTGGAAAGAAGCACCACCGTCGGTGCTGATGTAGATTTGTTTGTGGTCTACGTCGAGGGCATAAGATTTCAATGGGTTCACTCGATCAAACAGGGGACGCAGGCCGGCCGGCAAACCTTGGCAGGCTGTCCACGACGTGCCGCGATCTCGGGTGATCTCCGGAGTGCCACTCAGAGACATAAACGTCGATCCGTTTGCCGAAACAACCAGGCCGCCGGTATGTCCACCACGACCGAAACCACGATTGTCCTGATTGATGGCGGAATTTGCCGGACCGTGCAGTGGTGACCACGTTTGTCCGCCATCCACTGAATACGCCATTCCGCCATCTTTGCCGGTGCCGGAGCGCACGACCACGTTGGGATTTTTTTCGGCATAATCAACCGAATAGGTGCTGACGAACACGGGATTTTTGTGCATGCCCGTGGGTGGCGAGAGATCGAGATCATCATGCGTAAACCCGCCAATGTCGGCGAGAGCGCTAATCAAATGTACTCCCTCATTAGGACTGAGGAGGTGGGCCACGGCGGTTTCTTCAATGCCATCAGCCCAGACTGACCAATGAGTGGCCTGATGAACGTCGGCAAGAGTTACATCATTGGTGGCGTAAATCGTAGCGCCGGTTCCATAGGCCATGTGGCTGGAATTAAACGGATCGATGGCCAGGGCATCCATCCACCAGCCAAATCTTGGTTCTGCGGCTCCAAATGAAAGATAGGGAGAGCGCGAAATGTCCAGATGCGCTTGGGCATTGATTGAATTCCAAGTTTTTCCACCATCCGTGGATCGCAGGACATCGTCAGTCGGATTCCAACGGTCGATGGTTGCGATTGCAAGAGTACCCGGATGCTGGCGATCGATGCTCAAGCCTCCATAACCAAAACCTGGGTTCCCATCGTGCTTTGGAGTCAATGGCGTGATGTCTGTCCATTCGCCATTTTTGGTATTCAGCTTCCATACGGCGCCATCTGTAATATTATTTGGACCGGGTCCATTGCCGTAGGAAATATACAGCATGCCCATGGAATCCAGTTCTGCATGACGGGGCACCAGGGTAGGAGGAGGCTGCCCGGCGACGACTTCCCAAGAGCTTCCAGCATTCGTGCTGCAAAACAAGTGTGAATCGCCGGGCTCGGTTGAGCCGACGAAAATGGTTTGGCACGGCGAGCCTGGCAGGCTGCTTGACGCATCGAAGACCACGAAGCTGAGCCCGACGTTGGAGCCGGCGCCGAAGCCAAGACCGCGGTTTCCAAAGCCAGCGTCCTGGTTTTGGTTGTCGGAGCCTTTGATGGGAAAACCATGGACTTTGTGCCAAGTGCTGGCCGAGTCGCGGCTGATCCACAATCCGTCGTGGCGCGAGCCGAAATAAAGGATATTCGGTGAATTCGGATCAATCGCCAGGCGCTCTCCCAAGCCACGACCATTCTCATTGCCTCCCATCGCAAAGGGAACCGGAATGACCTCGAAGGTTTTTCCCCGATCAATGGATCGCATAATTGCGGCGGAAGATCGCGAACCCATGCCTGCGGCGAGATACAGTTTGTTGGGGTCGACTGGATCGGTCGCCAGGCTTTCGCCCCCCATTAAGTTTGAAACACCACACCAATCGCACAGCGGTGTCCATTGTTGGAGTGAACTATCCCAGCGGTAAAAGCTGCCGATATCCGTGCGACAGTACGCTAAGCCCGGTTGCTTGGGGCTAAATTCAATACCGGTTACGAAGCCGCCGGCAACGATCTTCACGTTCTTCCAAACATATTTTTCGGAAGGAGCATGCTGAGCTGCAACGTTCGAATTGGCCGCGACAACGATCACGACCACACTCACTACATCAATCATTGGGATTTTAGAGCAGCGCATCTCACATCAACTGGACATTGCTGTCAGAGAGA contains these protein-coding regions:
- a CDS encoding xyloglucanase produces the protein MIDVVSVVVIVVAANSNVAAQHAPSEKYVWKNVKIVAGGFVTGIEFSPKQPGLAYCRTDIGSFYRWDSSLQQWTPLCDWCGVSNLMGGESLATDPVDPNKLYLAAGMGSRSSAAIMRSIDRGKTFEVIPVPFAMGGNENGRGLGERLAIDPNSPNILYFGSRHDGLWISRDSASTWHKVHGFPIKGSDNQNQDAGFGNRGLGFGAGSNVGLSFVVFDASSSLPGSPCQTIFVGSTEPGDSHLFCSTNAGSSWEVVAGQPPPTLVPRHAELDSMGMLYISYGNGPGPNNITDGAVWKLNTKNGEWTDITPLTPKHDGNPGFGYGGLSIDRQHPGTLAIATIDRWNPTDDVLRSTDGGKTWNSINAQAHLDISRSPYLSFGAAEPRFGWWMDALAIDPFNSSHMAYGTGATIYATNDVTLADVHQATHWSVWADGIEETAVAHLLSPNEGVHLISALADIGGFTHDDLDLSPPTGMHKNPVFVSTYSVDYAEKNPNVVVRSGTGKDGGMAYSVDGGQTWSPLHGPANSAINQDNRGFGRGGHTGGLVVSANGSTFMSLSGTPEITRDRGTSWTACQGLPAGLRPLFDRVNPLKSYALDVDHKQIYISTDGGASFQANPSEMPDLPVNSGNVRRGVPGGSRYGTGIVATQGMEGDLWLIAEGILAHSVDGGATFMQLTAAPVIMSGDQNFGFGKAAPGKDYPALFVAGSYLGDTGIFRSDDSGHIWMRINDDQHQYGTRFRAVTGDPRIYGRVYVGTDGRGIVYGDIAP